TGAAAGCGTCAGACTAGCTCCACCTTCGGGGAGGGCAAGGGTAGTCCACCAGTTGTCATCGTCCATGCGGTATTCTGTCGAAATGGCAAAGCCAAGTTTATCAACGTAAAACTCTTTAGATTTAGTCATGTCACCAACATTTATCGTGACCATCATAAGTTTGTTTGCAGTTTGCATAGAGATCCTTTCTATTGCATTTTTATTCATTTTGCTATATAATCAACTTACTTGATATTAGAGTTATTGTCAACAACATTATGAATACAAAGCAAGAATTAGAGAAGAAAGTGTTTTTCGCCGCTCGTGATCAAGGGGTTAGTTCGGTTTTATTTCGTAATGCCATTGCGCGGAAACTGAACCTAAACGCGACCGACTCTGAATGTCTGAGTTTTTTGACTATAAAAGGGACTTCAACTCCAACAGAACTTGCCAGATTCACTGGTCTCACCACCGGTTCAACCACCGCGATGCTGGATCGACTCGAAAAGGTTCATTTTATTGTGCGAAAACCTAACCCTAATGACAGGCGCGGGGTACTCATAGAGATTGACCCTCATTATACTCAGTTAGCTATGCCACTTGTGATGGGTGTTCAAAAATCACATAAAGAACTCCTCGCTAGCTATTCAAACGAAGAACTCGCCACGATAGCAGATTTTTTAACACATTTTACAAAGAATGTTACCGAGCATATAGATAAAATTGACAAAAATCTCAGTTAGATAGGCTACGATCAGGCGTTCATACCTTTAGTACAATATTGACTAAATAGCCAAATACTACTAAAGTATGCAACACGTCTCCAGGATACTACACGGAAGGATATTCCGATGACCTCTAGTCAGGTTCAGTCCACGACGTTGCACCTCAACCAACCCGTCGTTCGGTCGCTCCTCCGACCCGTCAGATCTACCCTCGGGTGGATCACCGGCACGCGAAGGTGGCGATGGATAGCCGTGGTGCTCGCCCTATTTCTGGGCATCAGCACCACTTCAATCATGCTCTCCGCTGTCGTTACACCCAGTCAGAGCATCAATACGCTTGGCCAGCATTTTACGGTCAATGCTGTCACGCCCGACTGGTCACTGAGTGGCCACGGTGAAATAACGGTTGATACTGGTACGCCGCAGACGTTCTATCTGCTACCAACCCAGTACTATGGGCCAGTG
This is a stretch of genomic DNA from Candidatus Chromulinivoraceae bacterium. It encodes these proteins:
- a CDS encoding MarR family transcriptional regulator translates to MNTKQELEKKVFFAARDQGVSSVLFRNAIARKLNLNATDSECLSFLTIKGTSTPTELARFTGLTTGSTTAMLDRLEKVHFIVRKPNPNDRRGVLIEIDPHYTQLAMPLVMGVQKSHKELLASYSNEELATIADFLTHFTKNVTEHIDKIDKNLS